The Dethiosulfovibrio peptidovorans DSM 11002 nucleotide sequence CTTCCTGGAAGTGCCGACGTGGTCGGTGGAACGGGGGCCGTCATAAAGACGGTCGGAAACGTCGTGGATCGGATGATCGTAGTTGCTCCCTCCTCTATGAAGGCCGCGTTAGGCGAGAACCCCATAAGGACCTTCCAGGGAAAAAACGGCCTCCCCTCCACCAGGATGGGATGCGCTGCATGCCTGAGGAAGGCACTGGCTGACGCTCAGTCCTACATTTTGGACAGGTCTGATAAGGAGGCTGACAGCAAGCCGTTCAAGAGGGACCTGGCCATGGAGCAGATGGCTCTAGTTATAGAGGGCAAGATCCCTTTAAGCGTACACGCCCACAGGGCCGACGACATCTGCACCGCCATAAGGGTGGCGGAGGAGTTTAAGGTTCCCTACACGATCGAACACTGCACTGAGGGCCATTTAATAAAGGACTTCTTGGCTGAGAAATCTGTGAAGGCCGCAATTGGGCCGCTGAACACGTCCCGAAGGAAGATGGAGCTGGCCAACAGAAGTTGGGAGCTCCCTATCACTCTGGAGAAGCAGGGGGTGCATTTCTGTATTATCACCGATCATCCTGTGATACCGATATCCGACTTGATCCTTGAGACATCCCTGGCGGTCAGGGCCGGGCTGGGGATTAAGACCGCCATGAGGGCCATCACCTTAAGCGCCGCGGAGCATCTAGGCATAGACCACATGGTTGGGTCCATTGAGGAGGGCAAAGACGGCGATCTGGTGCTCTGGAGCGGCCATCCTCTGGAGTTTAACTCCAAGGTGGAGATGACCTTTATAGACGGAAAAACCGTATATAGTCGAGAGTGATAAGGAGAGGCGGTCCTTAAGGACCGCCTCTCCTTATCACTCTTTTCCCGTTAGCTCAGTTGTTCCGCAGCCCAGAGGGCTATCAGCTTTGTCGCCTCAACGATAGAGGCCGTGTCCGACCTCTCGTTGGGCTGATGTGCCATTGTTGGATCCCCTGGTCCGAAAATGACAACCGGAAGGCCGCAGTGGGGCCCGAAAATGGATGCGTCGGTGTAGAACGCCACCGCCTTTTTTACGGGGGATACGGACAGAAGCTGCTCCACCTGGTTTGCAAGGGATTCTACCGCAGGGTCCCCTTTGTCTATCTCGTATGGAGCGCGGTCGTTCAGCACTTTGATCGAGATATCAAGCCCTGGCCTGTCTCGCATCAGCTGATTCGCCCAATCGCTCATCTCCTTCAGAAGCTCCTGATGGTCCTGTCCTGGGATGGTCCTTATGTCCACGCTGGCTGTGGCCAGATCCGGTATCACGTTGGTTCCTACACCTCCCGACATCAGGTTTACGCTGGCCGTAGAGGGACCGAGGTCCTGGTGAGGCTGACTCTGGAACTCGACCCATCTGGATCTGAGCTTCCACATAAAATCGCACAATCCCTCCAGGGCGTTTACCCCGCACTGTGGCATCGATCCGTGGGCGGTCTTTCCCTTCGCCGTTACTGTGATCCAGAAACAGCCCTTCTCCGCGGTGTAGATCTCCAGGTTGGTGGGCTCTGCGATGAGGACCGTCCCTATATCCTTTACCGAGTCCGATGAGGCTATGGCTCTGGCTCCCATGCTTACAGTCTCCTCGCTGGAGGACAGTGCCAGCGTAAGGGGCCCCTTCAGTGCCATTCCCGATGCAGCGAGGGCGGCGGTCGCGTATGTCATCGCTGCGTCTCCAGCCTTCATGTCGGAGGCTCCTCTGCCGTAGATGTAGCCTCCTTCCACCTTGCCTGAGAAAGGATCCCTGTCCCATGTGATCTCGCCTGGCGGAACCGTGTCTAGATGGCCGTTTAACATGATCCCTGGAACGTCCTTGGCTTTGCCCACCGTTGCTACCACGCTCCGATAGTTATCGCCGTGGTCCAATATCTCGCACTCCAGCCCTAGCGACCTGATCTCCCTTGCCGCCACGTCGGCCACCTCCCTCTCGTCTCCAGGAGGGTTTACCGAGTTGGCCTTTATCAGCCGTGACGTGAAATCAAGGATCTTGTTGGTATTGCTGTCCACGAAGTCTATTATGGATCGCCTGATATCGTCTCTCATGGTGATGCTCCTTTCGGTCTTTCGCGCTCTAGATCAGCTTCTTAACGTACAGGAGCCTCCCTATGGCTATGGTCCCGAATATTGACATTACTATAACCACCCATGTTTGGGTAAAAAACCCTATTCCGCTCCAATATAGCCCTAGAGGTATGGCTATTCCCGGTATTGCCAGTACCGGATATTTTAGGGCGAACTGACCGAAAACCGCCCCGAATATGGCCGCCACGGTGTATTTCTTGAAGGCCAGGGCTATGGCAGGAGGGAACGCCGCAAGCAGAGCAGTACCAGCCAACGCCGCTAATGTAACGAAAAACAGGTTTGTCACCACCGATCCGGTAAGCCCCAACGTGGAGATTATCTCAGCCTCTGGAGTTCCGGGCTCTACACCAACCACGTCCTGGGCCACGGCGGAGCATGGTACTCTCAGGTTTCCTATATTGCCGGTCAGGAAAGATATATAGGTCCCAGTCAGTCCCAGTATCGGAAAGTATGACACTGGTTCTACTATGTAAAATGCACCGAACATGGAGATTATCATAGCCCAGCTTTTCATGGCTACGGTCATCGAGGGAAAGGCTCCATGGACCAGATAGAGGTAAACGCACGGTAAAAATGTGAGGGCCGCTGTTAGCAAAACGGTGAAACGGCCTATCCTGATGGCCGGTGCCCTCCAAAGGGAGTCAAATACGTTTTTATTGCTCATTTTCCTTGCCTCCTATACCATGACCACGGCAAAGGCCATTCCTATCAGCATAGCTATGCCGAGGGTGTATTCTTTTAGCCAGGTGTGCTTCTCGGCGACCTTGAGCAGGATCATCATGGAGATCAGGCCTCCTACGGCGGCGTAGAGGGGGCCGCCCGCTCCCTCTATCTGTGCTGACGCGGATAGCTGATCTATTCCAGTCTTTATGTTGCCTGCGTTGAGAAAACCGAAGCATCCCAAAGAGGCCGCACCGGAGAGGATCGCCAGCCATTTGGTGTCCCCTCCTCCGACTCTCTCCCTCAATGCCTCCAGTTTATGGGTGAACAACCCAACAAACAGGAGCCATCCGACCCCGTTTATGGTCATGGTCCACCAGGATGTGGCCAGAGCTGTAAGGTCGTAGGATGACGAACCGAACTCGACCCCGTATGCCTGGGATCCTACCGTAGCCGCTGTCAGCTCGGTCGGTGCTGCTCCGATTATCGATAGCCTAAGCCAGGTTATAGGTGCTCCTACTACCGACATCATCCCGACCATTACGATGAAGACCGCTATGGAAGGACCTATGGCTGATATGCTTCCCGATCTGAGTCCTTTTACGCAGAGATCCCTCGAAAAACCGACCTGGTCAGCTGTTTTAAAGGCTAATCGAATGTATAATAAAGATTGAATCAAAGCTATTAGCACTATAAGCACAGCTATCGCCCACACTACGCCGCTGTTGGCTATCCTTAGAACTTCCGCTGGCAAGATGAATCCCTCCTCCTATTTTTATCCAGATCCCCTAGAACCCTCCGGATGTCCATATGATAGGGTTCAATATGATAAGGGTCATCCTATATAAAGGACGAAAAAAAGCCTATATTTAGAGCTTAATTGGCTAAGCTTCAAATATAGGCTGGGAATATTTAGTTCCTTGGGGTCAATATTCCTCAAGGTCTTGGTTCATGAGGTACAGCTTTAGCGATAGAGCCAGGTTCAGCCTTTGCTCGCTGTCCTCGGGGTCAAACTCAAGGAGGTCGCATATCTTGGCGTAGCGGTATTTCAGTGTGCTGTAGTGGACGGAGAGGTCCTTGGCCGCCGCCTTCATCTGCCAGTTGTTTCTGACCATGGCTTTGAGGGTCCTTAGTAACTCCGATTTTCGCCTCTTGTCGTGGTCTATTATCGGCCCGATGTACTCCCTGTAGAAGGAATGTCCTGTGTCGGTGTCGTATAGGGATCCCAGAATCTTG carries:
- a CDS encoding M20 family metallopeptidase; this translates as MRDDIRRSIIDFVDSNTNKILDFTSRLIKANSVNPPGDEREVADVAAREIRSLGLECEILDHGDNYRSVVATVGKAKDVPGIMLNGHLDTVPPGEITWDRDPFSGKVEGGYIYGRGASDMKAGDAAMTYATAALAASGMALKGPLTLALSSSEETVSMGARAIASSDSVKDIGTVLIAEPTNLEIYTAEKGCFWITVTAKGKTAHGSMPQCGVNALEGLCDFMWKLRSRWVEFQSQPHQDLGPSTASVNLMSGGVGTNVIPDLATASVDIRTIPGQDHQELLKEMSDWANQLMRDRPGLDISIKVLNDRAPYEIDKGDPAVESLANQVEQLLSVSPVKKAVAFYTDASIFGPHCGLPVVIFGPGDPTMAHQPNERSDTASIVEATKLIALWAAEQLS
- a CDS encoding DUF5058 family protein, whose protein sequence is MPAEVLRIANSGVVWAIAVLIVLIALIQSLLYIRLAFKTADQVGFSRDLCVKGLRSGSISAIGPSIAVFIVMVGMMSVVGAPITWLRLSIIGAAPTELTAATVGSQAYGVEFGSSSYDLTALATSWWTMTINGVGWLLFVGLFTHKLEALRERVGGGDTKWLAILSGAASLGCFGFLNAGNIKTGIDQLSASAQIEGAGGPLYAAVGGLISMMILLKVAEKHTWLKEYTLGIAMLIGMAFAVVMV
- a CDS encoding amidohydrolase, which encodes MKAIVNATVITVSGEDLVGSTVILKDGKIQSVGATEIPYGTEIIDGMGKFLSPGLIDAHTHLGVSTEGSPAEFYDHNDRSSSVLPELRIVDSLYPGDPGFEEARMGGVTTVQSLPGSADVVGGTGAVIKTVGNVVDRMIVVAPSSMKAALGENPIRTFQGKNGLPSTRMGCAACLRKALADAQSYILDRSDKEADSKPFKRDLAMEQMALVIEGKIPLSVHAHRADDICTAIRVAEEFKVPYTIEHCTEGHLIKDFLAEKSVKAAIGPLNTSRRKMELANRSWELPITLEKQGVHFCIITDHPVIPISDLILETSLAVRAGLGIKTAMRAITLSAAEHLGIDHMVGSIEEGKDGDLVLWSGHPLEFNSKVEMTFIDGKTVYSRE